A segment of the Candidatus Poribacteria bacterium genome:
CTCTCTCCCAAAAATCTCATCCATTGCAAGGCGGATATAACTATTCACGCGCCAATCACAATGCACATAGATACTCCCATCCTCTGCCAATAGCTCCCGCATTAGGACCAACCGCTCATGAATCATCGCGATAAAGGAGTCTGCTCCTTGTCCCCATGTGTCGCGGTAGGCAATCTCTTCAAGGATATTTGGATTTTTGGTAAAAGTTTCGTCCCCAATTTCGATATCCATGGAAAAGTCCGCGCCTACATCAAAAGGAGGGTCAATATAGATGAGTTTGAGTCCACCTTGTGCTTCAATTTCCTCGCGCAGCGGTCCGTTCTTGAGCGATGACAGAACAAGTTTGTTGTCACCCCAGATCAACTTGTTTGTCCAACCTTTGCGCTGTCGGCCACGTGTGTCAAAGAGCGCGAGTTGCATATTGTCTGGGGAAGGTTTCTCAGCACGGGGTTCATCTACCTGTTCAATCGTTTGAAAGGGTAGGACAATGTTGCAGACCTCACTGGTTTTTCCGTTCCAGACGAGTTCGACTTCGCGTTTGTCTTCAAACAGCAGGAAGCGGTACTTGTCGGGCAGCGGTTTGTCTGCCTCAATAAAGCGGATGATTTCTTGTTGTTCTTGTTCTGTAAGTCGTGGCATGGTTTTCTCTCTCGGTTTTTACAACGTTTATTAATCGTACGGACGATCAACTTGAACGACGGGATCCCCGACCTTGACATAACTGTCTCCTTCATAAAGATGAGACCAACCTTTGTCTTTTGTTCTCAATGTTTCGTATTTTTTTATCCATTCGGGGGGCATAAGCGATCGAGCAAATGGTCCCAAAGGTCCGCCCTCTCCGCCGATGTTTACTGACTCTGCTTTGTATGTACTAGCGATAGCTAATTTATCTTGAACATGGGTGATCTTCACTCTGACTCTTGGACGTTCAATAGAACCCAACACTTCGTCTGTATCTGGATCTTTTATATCTTGCCCTTGAGGATCCATCACATCAAAATACATACCAACATCTACGCCGTGTGCTGTTCCGATGTTTATTGCTATTTCCCGTTCGTTAAGCACCCGTGCGACTTTTCCACGGATGGGTTCTGCCATTTTTTATACCTCTTACCAAATGTTGGCAAGCCCGTAAGTTGACTCAATATGCGTTTTCATGCCCGTGTCCGTAACATTGACAAGGTTTTTGAAGAAAGTCTCAGTCTCTTGGATCGCTTTGCTGGTTAGACGGATTTTGCCACTCGGTGATTGTATCCAATTGTAAGTTGGCATGTTAGAACCATGAGCCAGACTATGGCGAATACGTAATATCTCATTTAATCGTTGATTTACCTGCTCCCGATTCATATTAACTTGAGACCCACCCCAATCGTTGATAGGATCGTATCCTGTGTATTGATCGAGGAGATTGCGTGTATTTTCCCAGTTTGGCGTATTAAATCTTGTCAAAGCATTACCTGCTATATTCTTAGCGAGTGTATGTATAGCATCAAATTTTGGGTTTAACGGATCTGCTATCACATCGTAGAAATTACGCACCAAGTTATCTATGTATGCATTCCACGCTGCGACGTAACCGGTAAGCGCTGCGTGATAGTAAACCTGTATTTCGTCAAGTGACATGGGGCGCAACCGCTTATTCGTTGCTGCTCTACGCAGTGTTTGTATACGATTTGCCGAGGCCGTGTACTTCAATGCTGCTGGTGATGGCACGAGGAACCTTTAAAGATAATTTACAAATTCAGTAAGAGCATTCCGATACCGTTCTAACGGTTTGGGATTGAGTTGGACCGGTTTATCGTGAACCATATTCGGTCCGGGGCGAAGACTATCTAAGGGTATTCCTTTAACCGTCATAACGACACATGCACTGTGATAGTCTGGGACCTCTATGAACCTTTTACTCGGTAAATCTTTTGGGGATGCATAAATTTGGCGATGTTTTTTGTGAAGTTCATCCAATGTTGCTTTAATGGCCTCATTTACTGCCTCAAAAGCCCTGCTTGCCTTGCCACCATGGAGAGTTACGCGATTACTGATGAAGGTGTGGAGTTTCGGAACATCCAAACCCTCGTCCTTTGCTCTATTAGCAAAGTTGATTCTCGCATAAGTTTCTATTTTAGGGTCACTCACACCGTATCCATAAAGCAGGGCAACAACATTCTCCACGGCCCGACGTGAACTATCATCAGGTGTAAAAGGCACGACAAGGTTTTCAGTTGCAGCAAGTGCCAACTGAGTATAAATAGCGAAACTCGGATTACAGTCAATAATAAAAAGTGCATCTCTGCTTCCGCTCCGCTTACGTAACGCGATTGTCAAATCTTTGATCCAATTGAGTACTTGTTTCCATGCATCTACCGGAATGGCAAGCTGGGAGGTCTGACGAATCGCCTCTGAGAGGATTTCCAGCAGATAATCACCGCAAACCAAAAGTAAATTTGTTGGAAGTTTTGCGTTGAAGTTCCGAGGATGGCACACATAAGGAGAAACATCATGGATCTGCTTAAATGGAGAATTCAGTCGCGCTTCAAGGTAACCCGCAACTGTAGCACGCGGCGTTTTTCCTATTAGTTTGTGTATCGGATCAACATTTTCTCGGACTACATCGTAACTATATATTGACCTTTGGTCACCGGTATCAATCAAAAGTTGGGAATCCAAGAGCAACATCTCAGAGATGTTCGCCTGTGGACAAAGGTCTATCACATAGACATCGGCGTTCGGGTAAGTACGGGCATATTCTGTTGCGGCAACAAAGCTTAAGAAACTCTTGCCAATCCCTCCTTTGTTGTTCCAAAATGCGTAAGCTGTCATAGTGCCACCCCCTCTCAAAAATGAAAAAACTTGTGGAAAGATGTCTTATATTTTAACATAAATTGGTATGGTATGTCAAGCGGTTTTGGGCTTTCGATAGGGTCATTTAGTTTTAAGAATTTATTCGGGTTTTTACGCTTCTTTTGACGATTTGGAGCGGTTAGAAACCGCTCCTACCGAGTTGAGGGAGTTAAAAAGAGTAAAAATATTCACATATATAAAGTAAATATATAAACTAAATGGCTCTGGGCTTTCGATAAGGGACTTTCGCTGAATCACTGCATTCCTTTTTCAGTAGACAAAGCTTACGCTACGGAGGATACACAGGCTAACAGCCTATGCTACAAGTGGCATCATGACCAACTCAATCATCTTTTGGGGATGCATAGGAAACCAACAGCTTATGCTACCAGGTTAGTTCATAAGCATCCGCTACGAGGTTTTGTATTCCGTAAATCCGTCAAGCAGTTGCTGGAATGTTTCGGGTCTGTATACGTCAAAACTCTCTTGATCTACATAAACAAAGTCATAGATAGTATTTGACGAAACCTTGTTGACATCTTTACACCATTGCGATAAGCGTTGCATCTTGCGCGGCACATCCAGATCTTCTCTCCCCTTCGTCTCAACAACGATTACGCGTCTATTCGTCAACTTAACAACAAAGTCTGGGTAGTAATTGGAAATATCGCCATCTGCATTGATATAGTCGAGTTTGAAATGCAGGCTAAAGTCGTTTTTGACGTAGGAGACGACATCTGGGCAGTTTTCGAGAAATGCGGCGAATTCCAATTCAAAATGACTGTCACCGGTGACTCTGTTGAACACAGACTTTTGGGGGACCAAGTATTCCTGTTCTTTAACCATGAAGGGACGTGCGTCCTGTGCTCGCGTTGTTTCGATCAACTTTGCATCTCCTCTATCCTGTATTGTGAGATCGTTGATAGCGTATTTGAACGTCTCCATGACCGTTTTTGTGGCTGAGAGTTCTGACAGGTTCTGTAGGGTATCTGGGTGCTCTAACATCACCGTTTCGCCGAAAAGTTGGTTCTGGACAAAGTCTTTAACCTTTCCATACAGCACATCGTAACCACTGATGAGTCGGAGGTCTTTACGGAGTGTCTCTGCAAAATAACCGATCACGCTGCGGTAATCAGCGACACCACTGCCGTCTAATACCGTGGTGTGCGTAACCTCGCCCGTCGCCATGTCCGTGAAAACGATTTCGCGTTCCGATGTTTCGTCAAACGCTTGGTATGCCACGGGTGTAAAACCGAACTGTGTGATATCCAAATCCGCGAGACTCGTGTACTCCCGATAGATGCGGCGCGTCAGTATCGGGACTTCAATATCAAGCGCGTCAATATCTTTGTTGACATTCGCTTTGTCCACTTCAATGACGAGGGGTGCTTTCGGTTTTGTCCCTACACCCATCGCTTGACGTTCCAATTCGACCCCTTCCGATTTAATCTCCTCAACAAACTCCATGAAGGCATCAGTGCCAATAACACTCACAGTTTCTTCGAGACCACCCGAGTACATGAGGCGGAGCCCGCGTCCAAGCGTTTGTTCTGGTAAGATATTGGCTTTGGCGGAATAGGCGCGGAGTCCAACAATAGTCGTTACATTCTTGACATCCCATCCCTCCTTGAGCATCAACACGGAGACAATCGCTTTGTATGGACTCTCCAGGGAATCAATCTCATTCGCCTGCTTACGGAGTTTCTCCAATTCTGCTTGTTTCTTACTGGATCTCGCCTCAGAGATTTCACCACTTCTGTTGGTATGAATGACGAGGACGGCATTTTTGAGAGCAGGATGCAGGTTTTCGAGGGACGCTGCCACTTCGTCGCAGTTCTGGGTATTGTCGGTCATCACAAATAGGATGGCTTTCTTCCCTAATTTTTCATGTTCTTCAGCTGCTTTTCGCCACTCCATAACACCGAGTTCGAGATAGTCGGCATACTTCTCGGTATACCTCACGCTTTGGCGTTCCTCAAGTTTTGCCCGGCTCTCAGCATCCGGAAGGACAGGGTGCTTAACAACATTTTGCGAAATCGCCTCTACAAGCGGATAATCTGCGACTGTTTGCACAAAAATTGCACCGTTGTCGTGCTTCGGCGTAGCACTTACATCCACTTGCAATGCCAATTCACTGCCTTTCTGCAAAAGACGATTGTGAATATCTTCAATGGACTTGAACCATGCTAACCTCCGATCGTGGACATGGTGTGCTTCATCGTTGAGGATCATCAGTTCGTCGATGTCGCGAACGATGTCTCCGAGATCAACCTTAGAATCTGTTGTTGCCCCTGTCGGCTTTTTACCGAAAAAGTAGTCCATGCTGTTATCATCATCAGGGGACGGTGGGGATTGATCGCTGGAATAGACGCGGTGGATGTTGGTGAGAAAGATGTTGCCTGTGGGTTGGGTAGTACGTACTTCGTCTTGGACGTGTAGGGTGAGTTGAAAATCGTCACGCCAGTTGTTACCTTCAAACCCGTTATCGGGCAGCACGGGATCATTAAAGAAAATGCGTAACCCCTGAAAATCGTGATAGAGTCGGTCAAGCACAATGATATTGGGGGCAATGACGAGGAAGTTGCGCGAGAGTTCGGAATCGGATTCATATAACTTGTGAAAGAAACTCCACGCGATGGCGAGGCTCATCACTTTCGTTTTGCCTGTGCCTGTTGCCATTTTTATGACAAACCGCCGCCAGTTTTCGTCAAACAGTCCCGCTGAAACGGCGCGGGAACTGTCAAAGCGCATGAGATCGTATTCGTCCCTTACCTTGACAACATCGTATAGGTAGATGATGGTTTCGATTGCCTCGCGCTGGGCGAAGTAATACCGGAATTCTGTCCTCGTTTCATCATCCTGTTCGCTCAGGTGTTCGGTATTAAACCACCAATTGAGGAGTGCTTTGCTCGTTTCGGAGGCACCGCTGTAGTTGTTATCCCGCCACGTTTTGACTTGTTCCCGGATCTTTTGCACAAGCGGGGGCAATAGCATCCCATATTCCTCAAACAACAGAGGCTGATCTGGAAGCCAACGCACTGCAGGGTCAATGATTGCGTGTGGAGATTCGGGAAAATCGGGGTGTAAAGCCATGAGTGTTGATTCTGTTTTTAATCCGTGTCAACAGAGGTCTGTTTTTCGTGGCTTTATTATACCGAAGGTGTATTAAAATCGCAACCTAAATTGATTATGGTAAAATCCCGACGGGCGCGGGAACCTACGAAGAAATACGCAGAAACACCCAAGCAAATACCCCCAGCAAAAACCCCCTACGAGCCTTCTGTTAAGCAATTTTGCGTATTACATAAGCACATTATCCATCGGTAACGGGCGAGGGGACCTCGCCCCTACGATTCGACTTTACCATAAAAGGGTTTTTGAGGATTGTCCGGTGCGGTTGGAAACCGCACCTACCTTCTGGTTGGAGATTAGGCGAGGTTAGGTAACCTCGCCAGTGGTGTACCCGTGGGATTGTATGGGGTTATTGTAAGAGTTCTATGAATGCATCAACATCCGTTGTGGGGGCTTGGCAGACGTAATTCTCGCAGACGTAGGCGGTTGCGGTGTCGTCAACTTGGGTCTTGCCAGCGAGGAGCGGTAACGTCTGTCCGTCAGTGGATTCGCTCAAGGCGACGATTTTGTTGGGCAGATACGTGCCGTGCAATGCTTCTAACATCGCCTCCGTTTTTGCATTCCCTTTTTCACCAACAATCGCAATCTCTTTGGGTGTCGATAGCAGGAATGCTAATTCACAGAGCAGCTGCCCGGATCCTGAAGGCATCGCCTCCATTTGCTGGAAGTAGAGCAACAACGTCTCAACGGCTTTGTCGTGGAATTCAGAATTGTCAAGGTGTTTGGCGAGCCGTAGGAGACTGTGAATCGCCATGGATGCCCCGGAAGGTGTGGCACCGTCGTAAGCGGACTTGGATTGGACGATCAGCGTCTCGTGTGCTTTGCCAGTGAAGAAGAACCCGTCGCCTGCGTCGTCCCCGAACTGATCGATCATGATGTGTGCGAGGCGTTCGGCTTCAGTGAGCCACCGCGGTTCAAAACTGGCTTCGTAGAGCGCGATTAACCCAGCGATGAAGTAGGCGTAGTCCTCAAGATAGGCGTTGAGGTGGCTTTTACCGGCACGATAGGTGCGCAAGAGGAGTCCGTCCTCTTGTGATAGGGTCGTCAAGACGAATTCAGCGGATTTTTCACACGCCTCAAGGTATTCAGGTTTCCCGGTCAGTTGGTATCCCATCGCCATACCGCGAATCATGATTCCGTTCCAACTGGTGAGGATTTTGTCGTCCAATCCGGGTTTAATTCGCTTCTCTCGTTCATCAAACAACTTCTGCTTTCCATCTGCGAGAAGCGTTTCCAGTTCCTCGCCATCCAGACGCAGCTTCCGAGCAAAGACATCAGGTGGCGTCTGGACGTGGAGGATGTTTTCTCCCTCAAAGTTGCCTTGTGGTGTGATGTCGTAATACTCACAGAAGATCTGGGCATTCTCTTCACCAACGACATCTTCCACATCGTTCGGCTCCCAGACGAAGAATTTGCCCTCTACCCCTTCACTATCGGCATCTTGGGTGGAATAGAAACCGCCGTTTTCTGCGTCGTACATCTCACGGAGAACGTAATCGAGGGTTTCCGTGGCTACATCACGATAGAACGGTTTCTGCGTGGCTTGATACGCCTCAAAATAGGCGACAACGAGTTGTGCGTTGTCATATAACATCTTCTCAAAATGTGGGACAAGCCAGTGAGCATCGGTGGAATATCGGTGAAAACCGCCACCGAGTTGGTCATACATACCCCCGCGCGCCATCTTCTCCAGTGTAAGCTCGACCATCTCTAAGGCGTTGGCGTTGCCGCTGTGGTGCCAATAGCGCAGGAGGAAAGGCAATCCCATGCTGGGTGGGAATTTGGGAGGGTCGCCGAATCCACCGTGGTGTGCATCGAATCGCGAGTGGTAGTGCTGAAACGCCTGGGTCATCAACTCTTCCGTGAGTTCATAATGGTGCGGGTCAACGACGTTACTCATCTGGGCAAGGTGGTCAGTAATTTGGTCGGCTTGCTGTAGGACCTGCACATTTTGATCCCTGAACGCCTCAGCAACAGCATGCATCACCTTCGGGAACCCGGGTCTACCGTATCCGTCGGTCGGCGGGTAATAGGTTCCGCCGAAGAAGGGTTTCAGGTCAGGCGTGAGGAAGACCGTCATGGGCCAGCCCCCTTGACGGGCCATGATCTGGACGGCGTTCATGTAGATTTCATCTAAATCGGGACGCTCTTCTCTATCGACCTTGATGTTGATGAAAAGCTCGTTCATGACCGCGGCGATCTCTTCATTTTCAAAGGATTCGCGTTCCATGACGTGGCACCAGTGGCACGCGGAGTAGCCGATACTCAGAAGGATAGGCTTCTGGTCATCTTTGGCGCGCGTCAATGCTTCTTCGCCCCAGGGATACCAGTCAACGGGATTATGGGCATGCTGGAGCAGATAGGGGCTTGTTTCATGGATAAGGCGGTTGGTGTGTTCGGGTGTACCGTGCATGTGGGCATTTCTCCAATGTGTGGGACTCTACTTTAGAAGGTGTTCTTGCACTCAAAAAAATGGGCGGGTAGTATGGAAGCCCGCCCTTACAGGTGAAGAGATACCGCTACGGGGATTCGAACCCCGGTTTGGTGGCTGAGAACCACCCGTCCTAACCCCTAGACGATAGCGGCATATTGAGAGAATAGAAAAACTAAAAACGCAGCCTGCGACAACGGCGCAGGCGACTCTACGGAAATGAACGCAAAAACTTCAGTCTACCTGCCCGAACCGCAAGTTAAAATTAAAATGACTGCCCGGGAAGGACTCGAACCTTCACTACGTGGTCCAGAGCCACGCGTCCTACCATTAGACGACCGGGCATCAACACGCATTTGCGGCGTGTTATGTTTAAGTATACCTTAAGAAATCGCGTTTGTCAATTTTTCGACAGATAAGTAAATTTAACTTTT
Coding sequences within it:
- a CDS encoding ParA family protein, which gives rise to MTAYAFWNNKGGIGKSFLSFVAATEYARTYPNADVYVIDLCPQANISEMLLLDSQLLIDTGDQRSIYSYDVVRENVDPIHKLIGKTPRATVAGYLEARLNSPFKQIHDVSPYVCHPRNFNAKLPTNLLLVCGDYLLEILSEAIRQTSQLAIPVDAWKQVLNWIKDLTIALRKRSGSRDALFIIDCNPSFAIYTQLALAATENLVVPFTPDDSSRRAVENVVALLYGYGVSDPKIETYARINFANRAKDEGLDVPKLHTFISNRVTLHGGKASRAFEAVNEAIKATLDELHKKHRQIYASPKDLPSKRFIEVPDYHSACVVMTVKGIPLDSLRPGPNMVHDKPVQLNPKPLERYRNALTEFVNYL
- a CDS encoding type III restriction endonuclease subunit R; this translates as MALHPDFPESPHAIIDPAVRWLPDQPLLFEEYGMLLPPLVQKIREQVKTWRDNNYSGASETSKALLNWWFNTEHLSEQDDETRTEFRYYFAQREAIETIIYLYDVVKVRDEYDLMRFDSSRAVSAGLFDENWRRFVIKMATGTGKTKVMSLAIAWSFFHKLYESDSELSRNFLVIAPNIIVLDRLYHDFQGLRIFFNDPVLPDNGFEGNNWRDDFQLTLHVQDEVRTTQPTGNIFLTNIHRVYSSDQSPPSPDDDNSMDYFFGKKPTGATTDSKVDLGDIVRDIDELMILNDEAHHVHDRRLAWFKSIEDIHNRLLQKGSELALQVDVSATPKHDNGAIFVQTVADYPLVEAISQNVVKHPVLPDAESRAKLEERQSVRYTEKYADYLELGVMEWRKAAEEHEKLGKKAILFVMTDNTQNCDEVAASLENLHPALKNAVLVIHTNRSGEISEARSSKKQAELEKLRKQANEIDSLESPYKAIVSVLMLKEGWDVKNVTTIVGLRAYSAKANILPEQTLGRGLRLMYSGGLEETVSVIGTDAFMEFVEEIKSEGVELERQAMGVGTKPKAPLVIEVDKANVNKDIDALDIEVPILTRRIYREYTSLADLDITQFGFTPVAYQAFDETSEREIVFTDMATGEVTHTTVLDGSGVADYRSVIGYFAETLRKDLRLISGYDVLYGKVKDFVQNQLFGETVMLEHPDTLQNLSELSATKTVMETFKYAINDLTIQDRGDAKLIETTRAQDARPFMVKEQEYLVPQKSVFNRVTGDSHFELEFAAFLENCPDVVSYVKNDFSLHFKLDYINADGDISNYYPDFVVKLTNRRVIVVETKGREDLDVPRKMQRLSQWCKDVNKVSSNTIYDFVYVDQESFDVYRPETFQQLLDGFTEYKTS
- a CDS encoding thioredoxin domain-containing protein translates to MHGTPEHTNRLIHETSPYLLQHAHNPVDWYPWGEEALTRAKDDQKPILLSIGYSACHWCHVMERESFENEEIAAVMNELFINIKVDREERPDLDEIYMNAVQIMARQGGWPMTVFLTPDLKPFFGGTYYPPTDGYGRPGFPKVMHAVAEAFRDQNVQVLQQADQITDHLAQMSNVVDPHHYELTEELMTQAFQHYHSRFDAHHGGFGDPPKFPPSMGLPFLLRYWHHSGNANALEMVELTLEKMARGGMYDQLGGGFHRYSTDAHWLVPHFEKMLYDNAQLVVAYFEAYQATQKPFYRDVATETLDYVLREMYDAENGGFYSTQDADSEGVEGKFFVWEPNDVEDVVGEENAQIFCEYYDITPQGNFEGENILHVQTPPDVFARKLRLDGEELETLLADGKQKLFDEREKRIKPGLDDKILTSWNGIMIRGMAMGYQLTGKPEYLEACEKSAEFVLTTLSQEDGLLLRTYRAGKSHLNAYLEDYAYFIAGLIALYEASFEPRWLTEAERLAHIMIDQFGDDAGDGFFFTGKAHETLIVQSKSAYDGATPSGASMAIHSLLRLAKHLDNSEFHDKAVETLLLYFQQMEAMPSGSGQLLCELAFLLSTPKEIAIVGEKGNAKTEAMLEALHGTYLPNKIVALSESTDGQTLPLLAGKTQVDDTATAYVCENYVCQAPTTDVDAFIELLQ